The following DNA comes from Peribacillus sp. FSL E2-0218.
CTAAATCGATGCCCAGCTCCCCGAAAGATTCGTCATGGTGTTCAACAATTGCCTTTGCCGTGTTTTTAGCCAGTCGTATCAGTTTTTGATACAAACGGCCAGAATCGGGGTAATCGAATGCTTCCTTGAGGAAATCCGAGCCGTTTTTCATCAAACCGCCTTGTGCAAGATTGGAAACGATGGCACCTTGTTCTCCTATCCGTGCAACCATTGATGAAACCTTCCAGTTTAGCAGTTCGTTTTGGTGAAGAAGGATGCGGAAGTCCACCTTTCTTTGATCGGTTTCGTATAAGGAAATCCCTTGTTGCAGAATGAAGGCTTGCTTTCTGGATAGTTTTTTTAATGTATGGAACAATTGCTCATCTGAGTCGGCAAAAAGCAGTTCCTGTTTTTTTCCGGAGGGCTCGATTTTCCATTTTCCAGATACTTGCGTTAATCTGCATATATTTTTACCTTGACTGCCTGATACCGGTTTAAAATAGATAATCGAATGTCTTTCTATGAAGGTCAAGAATGCCTCCTGTTCGCCAAAAAGTATCGTATCAGGCAAACTTGGCAACAGCTCATTTTCTAAGCTCAGAAGCTGATGAACATCATATTTGGAAAGGAACCTACCGTTGAACATCGGTATGGATTGTGTCTTGAGTTCGGTTTTAAACAGCTCGAATGATGGCGATGCTTCAAGCTTTCGTGAATGTATCCGGTTATAAAACACATCAGGAATCGGGATAGTCAAGGTTTGCCAGCCTTTTTGTTCCCCGACAAATGCTTCGATTATCCCTTCTTGAAGAGACTGCACTTTCACTAAATAGAAGGGGATGCCTTGCTGATTACAATATGATGTCATTTCCTGATAGAATTTTTCCATCTCCCCGAATGTCCCGTCTTGCAAAGGAGATTGATTGATGAGAGCAGCGAAGGAAGGGCCTATTTG
Coding sequences within:
- a CDS encoding YheC/YheD family protein, with amino-acid sequence MNINHQKVFITVNPAVTRKKALLFIEEKLFGEWGLHFGEPVTIMAGCRSVPVLVQPFPSSGPTLKLSYDMNQFLSLPAFSDPISVFFHPEERNIQIGPSFAALINQSPLQDGTFGEMEKFYQEMTSYCNQQGIPFYLVKVQSLQEGIIEAFVGEQKGWQTLTIPIPDVFYNRIHSRKLEASPSFELFKTELKTQSIPMFNGRFLSKYDVHQLLSLENELLPSLPDTILFGEQEAFLTFIERHSIIYFKPVSGSQGKNICRLTQVSGKWKIEPSGKKQELLFADSDEQLFHTLKKLSRKQAFILQQGISLYETDQRKVDFRILLHQNELLNWKVSSMVARIGEQGAIVSNLAQGGLMKNGSDFLKEAFDYPDSGRLYQKLIRLAKNTAKAIVEHHDESFGELGIDLALDVDKNPWIIEVNSKPSKKFQGNYETFRPSVKSIIDFMLTLNSEKHR